A genomic stretch from Actinomadura rubteroloni includes:
- a CDS encoding FIST signal transduction protein, translating into MARFGDGLAVGPDLVSAAEVAVRRALDGLDAAPDLLFVFVSGDDPEQVAAAARRAGALAGARVVLGCSSAGVIGGGRGVEGAGAVSAWAAVLPGARLEPFRLDTLRAGDRLVVAGMPETRADDVVGVLLADPYGFPVDAFVERSAEALPGLPLVGGLADGERGAIRLFVDGEVHDGGAVGLVVGGPVTAATVVSQGARPIGPDMVVTRAEENVLYELAGRPALERLEEIIAELPEEDRELAGHGLLIGVAMDEYADEHERGDFLVRGVVGADAEAGALAIGDVVDVGRTVRFQVRDADAADDDLTALLDRFDLAVEGALLFSCNGRGRATFADSGHDARLLGRAFAGAGVGGFFAAGEIGPVAGRNHVHGYTASILAFGPAPDSP; encoded by the coding sequence ATGGCGCGGTTCGGTGATGGCTTGGCGGTCGGGCCGGACCTCGTGTCCGCCGCCGAGGTCGCGGTGCGGCGGGCCCTGGACGGCCTGGACGCGGCGCCCGACCTGCTGTTCGTGTTCGTCTCCGGCGACGACCCCGAGCAGGTCGCGGCGGCGGCCCGGCGCGCGGGCGCGCTCGCGGGCGCCCGCGTCGTGCTCGGGTGCAGCTCGGCGGGCGTCATCGGCGGCGGGCGCGGCGTCGAGGGCGCGGGCGCGGTCAGCGCGTGGGCGGCGGTGCTGCCCGGCGCGCGGCTGGAGCCGTTCCGGCTGGACACGCTGCGCGCGGGGGACCGGCTGGTCGTCGCCGGGATGCCCGAGACGCGGGCCGACGACGTCGTCGGCGTCCTGCTCGCCGACCCCTACGGCTTCCCGGTGGACGCGTTCGTGGAGCGGTCCGCCGAGGCGCTGCCGGGCCTGCCGCTCGTCGGCGGCCTCGCCGACGGCGAGCGCGGCGCGATCCGGCTGTTCGTGGACGGCGAGGTGCACGACGGCGGCGCGGTCGGGCTCGTGGTCGGCGGCCCGGTGACGGCGGCGACGGTGGTCAGCCAGGGCGCCCGTCCGATCGGCCCCGACATGGTCGTGACGCGCGCGGAGGAGAACGTCCTGTACGAACTGGCGGGCCGTCCGGCGCTGGAGCGGCTGGAGGAGATCATCGCCGAACTGCCCGAGGAGGACCGGGAGCTGGCCGGGCACGGGCTGCTCATCGGCGTCGCGATGGACGAGTACGCCGACGAGCACGAGCGCGGCGACTTCCTCGTCCGCGGCGTGGTCGGCGCGGACGCCGAGGCGGGCGCGCTCGCGATCGGCGACGTCGTGGACGTCGGCCGCACGGTCCGCTTCCAGGTCCGCGACGCGGACGCCGCCGACGACGACCTCACCGCGCTGCTCGACCGCTTCGACCTGGCGGTGGAGGGCGCCCTGCTGTTCTCCTGCAACGGCCGGGGCCGCGCGACGTTCGCCGACTCGGGCCACGACGCCCGCCTGCTCGGCCGCGCGTTCGCGGGCGCGGGCGTCGGCGGCTTCTTCGCGGCGGGCGAGATCGGCCCGGTGGCCGGACGCAACCACGTCCACGGCTACACCGCGTCCATCCTCGCCTTCGGCCCCGCCCCCGACAGCCCATGA
- the ilvA gene encoding threonine ammonia-lyase, which produces MAPVSLDDVRTARDLLHDVVVPTPLLHSPALSDLLGGPVYLKCENLQRTGSFKIRGAYLRIARLTDAERARGVVAASAGNHAQGVALAAATLGARATVYMPKGAPLPKIAATTGYGAEVRFPGPTVDECLVAAERHAEETGAVFIHPFDHPDVVAGQATIGLEIMEQLPGAATIVGAVGGGGLMAGIAAAVKALTAERGGPDVKIVGAQAKRAAAFPPSLAAGRPVRVEVRPTMADGIAVGRPGDLTYGLVADLVDAVVTVTEESLSQALLLCLERAKQVVEPAGAAGVAAVLEHGYAIRTPAVVLLSGGNIDPLLLSRLLRHGLAGAGRYLVVRCRLKDKPGALVTLLGEVADLGVNVLDVRHERVAARLPVEEAEVVMHLETRGTDHSEQVVSHLRGRGYTVTTP; this is translated from the coding sequence ATGGCACCAGTCTCACTGGACGACGTGCGGACGGCGCGGGACCTGCTGCACGACGTGGTCGTCCCGACGCCGCTGCTCCACTCCCCGGCCCTGTCGGACCTGCTCGGCGGCCCCGTCTACCTCAAGTGCGAGAACCTGCAGCGCACCGGCTCGTTCAAGATCCGCGGCGCGTACCTGCGGATCGCGCGGCTGACCGACGCCGAGCGGGCGCGCGGGGTCGTCGCGGCGAGCGCCGGGAACCACGCGCAGGGCGTCGCGCTCGCGGCGGCCACGCTGGGCGCCCGCGCGACCGTCTACATGCCGAAGGGCGCCCCGCTGCCCAAGATCGCCGCGACCACCGGCTACGGCGCCGAGGTGCGCTTCCCCGGCCCGACCGTGGACGAGTGCCTGGTCGCCGCCGAGCGGCACGCCGAGGAGACGGGCGCGGTGTTCATCCACCCGTTCGACCACCCCGACGTCGTCGCGGGCCAGGCCACGATCGGGCTGGAGATCATGGAGCAGCTCCCGGGCGCCGCGACGATCGTCGGCGCGGTCGGCGGCGGGGGCCTCATGGCCGGGATCGCCGCCGCCGTGAAGGCGCTGACGGCCGAGCGCGGCGGCCCGGACGTCAAGATCGTCGGCGCGCAGGCCAAGCGGGCGGCGGCGTTCCCGCCGTCGCTGGCGGCCGGGCGGCCGGTGCGGGTCGAGGTGCGGCCGACGATGGCCGACGGCATCGCGGTCGGCCGGCCGGGCGACCTCACCTACGGCCTGGTCGCCGACCTGGTGGACGCCGTCGTCACGGTCACCGAGGAGTCGCTGTCGCAGGCGCTGCTGCTCTGCCTCGAACGGGCCAAGCAGGTCGTGGAGCCCGCCGGGGCGGCCGGGGTGGCGGCCGTGCTGGAGCACGGGTACGCGATCCGGACGCCCGCCGTCGTCCTGCTGTCGGGCGGCAACATCGACCCGCTGCTGCTGTCGCGGCTGCTGCGGCACGGGCTGGCGGGGGCGGGCCGGTACCTGGTCGTCCGCTGCCGCCTGAAGGACAAGCCGGGCGCGCTCGTCACGCTGCTCGGCGAGGTGGCCGACCTCGGGGTGAACGTGCTGGACGTCCGGCACGAGCGGGTCGCCGCGCGGCTGCCGGTCGAGGAGGCCGAGGTGGTCATGCACCTGGAGACCCGGGGCACCGACCACAGCGAGCAGGTGGTCTCCCACCTGCGCGGACGCGGTTACACCGTCACCACGCCCTGA
- a CDS encoding M1 family metallopeptidase produces the protein MRLRSPAAAALSVAAAVLVTALPADAAAHFTPGAPGAGDPYFPDMGNGGYDVAHYDIALTYVPATKGIRAVTTIDATAVQNLSRFDLDFRGPLKVSALSVDGRPAAFARTGAQELQITPRRGLRKGARFRVRVAYAGVPRGVSDPSLGDSGWIATPDGGVMLNQPTGAATVFPVNDTPRDKATYSFALTAPKGLTTLANGDPAGTSARGGAVTTRWAMRSPMASELSMIAVGKYAVTTTRSGGRTNLTAVQDAARVSAKNARAFNSRTASVLAFEETRFGGYPFSSTGGIVVNAHVGYALESQGRPVYDLGSGGEIPDGELLAHELAHQWFGDSVTPARWKDIWLNEGFATYAEWLYAAKYLDTPAQENFDKAYRTPSSGDLWKPRTADPGRDGLFGATVYERGAMTLHVLRRTIGDKAFFRLLKEWPAANRGRNVTSADFVRFAERLSGRDLNALFKDWIYTSGKPALRTY, from the coding sequence ATGAGACTCCGATCCCCGGCCGCCGCGGCGCTCTCCGTCGCGGCGGCCGTGCTGGTCACGGCCCTCCCGGCGGACGCGGCGGCGCACTTCACGCCCGGCGCTCCGGGCGCGGGCGACCCGTACTTTCCCGACATGGGCAACGGCGGCTACGACGTCGCCCACTACGACATCGCTCTCACGTACGTCCCCGCGACGAAGGGGATCCGGGCCGTCACGACGATCGACGCGACGGCCGTCCAGAACCTGTCCCGCTTCGACCTGGACTTCCGCGGCCCGCTGAAGGTCTCCGCGCTGTCGGTGGACGGACGTCCGGCCGCGTTCGCCCGGACCGGCGCGCAGGAACTCCAGATCACGCCGCGCCGGGGCCTGCGCAAGGGCGCGCGGTTCCGGGTGCGGGTCGCGTACGCGGGCGTCCCGCGCGGCGTCAGCGACCCCTCGCTCGGCGACTCGGGCTGGATCGCCACGCCGGACGGCGGCGTCATGCTCAACCAGCCGACCGGCGCCGCGACGGTGTTCCCGGTGAACGACACGCCGCGCGACAAAGCGACCTACTCGTTCGCGCTGACGGCGCCGAAGGGCCTCACGACGCTGGCGAACGGCGACCCGGCCGGGACGTCCGCGCGCGGCGGCGCCGTGACGACGCGCTGGGCGATGCGCAGCCCGATGGCCAGCGAGCTGTCGATGATCGCGGTCGGGAAGTACGCGGTGACGACGACCCGGTCGGGCGGCCGGACGAACCTCACCGCCGTCCAGGACGCCGCGCGGGTCTCCGCAAAGAACGCGCGCGCGTTCAACTCCCGGACGGCGAGCGTCCTCGCGTTCGAGGAGACGCGGTTCGGCGGGTACCCGTTCTCCTCGACCGGCGGGATCGTCGTGAACGCGCACGTCGGGTACGCGCTGGAGTCGCAGGGACGGCCCGTCTACGACCTCGGGAGCGGCGGCGAGATCCCCGACGGCGAGCTGCTCGCGCACGAGCTGGCCCACCAGTGGTTCGGCGACAGCGTCACGCCCGCGCGGTGGAAGGACATCTGGCTGAACGAAGGCTTCGCGACCTACGCCGAGTGGCTGTACGCCGCGAAGTACCTGGACACGCCCGCCCAGGAGAACTTCGACAAGGCCTACCGGACGCCGTCCAGCGGCGACCTGTGGAAGCCGAGGACCGCCGATCCGGGACGCGACGGGCTGTTCGGCGCGACCGTCTACGAGCGGGGCGCGATGACGCTGCACGTGCTCCGCCGGACGATCGGCGACAAGGCGTTCTTCCGGCTGCTCAAGGAGTGGCCCGCCGCCAACCGGGGACGGAACGTGACCTCGGCCGACTTCGTCCGGTTCGCCGAGCGGCTGTCGGGACGGGACCTGAACGCCCTGTTCAAAGACTGGATCTACACCTCCGGCAAGCCCGCGCTCCGGACGTACTAG
- a CDS encoding cellulose binding domain-containing protein: MTEVTGRGRRRAPGGRRRERPDERRRRPVLFMAVAGVAVVGATAFGLHAAAEDGSAPRPGGAPGDCRNGCALPPVPVSPTGTKEHPQAQTVSPSPSASPSVSPTTSAPPSRTSAPGAGKKRKHLGRPDRQGPPGRTRTTGLEATYTTSDRWDSGFVGQITVVNTSEATVNGWNLTASFPGARITWAWGTGADHDVTRLLGTGGPLAPGATVQLGFQAEGRPPGSPSACVLNGAPC, translated from the coding sequence GTGACGGAGGTCACCGGGCGAGGGCGGCGGCGCGCTCCGGGCGGACGGCGCCGCGAGCGGCCGGACGAGCGGCGGCGCCGGCCCGTCCTGTTCATGGCCGTGGCGGGCGTCGCCGTCGTCGGCGCGACCGCGTTCGGGCTGCACGCGGCGGCCGAGGACGGCTCCGCGCCGCGTCCGGGCGGCGCGCCGGGCGACTGCCGGAACGGGTGCGCGCTGCCGCCGGTGCCCGTCTCGCCGACCGGGACGAAGGAGCACCCGCAGGCGCAGACCGTCTCGCCGTCGCCGAGCGCGTCCCCGTCGGTGTCGCCGACGACGTCCGCGCCCCCGTCCCGGACGTCCGCGCCCGGGGCCGGGAAGAAGCGCAAGCACCTCGGCCGTCCGGACCGCCAGGGCCCGCCCGGACGCACGCGGACGACCGGCCTGGAGGCCACCTACACGACCAGCGACCGCTGGGACTCGGGCTTCGTCGGGCAGATCACGGTCGTCAACACGAGCGAGGCGACCGTGAACGGCTGGAACCTGACGGCGTCGTTCCCCGGCGCCCGCATCACCTGGGCCTGGGGCACGGGCGCCGACCACGACGTGACCCGGCTGCTCGGCACGGGCGGCCCGCTCGCGCCCGGCGCGACCGTCCAGCTCGGGTTCCAGGCGGAGGGCCGGCCGCCCGGCTCGCCCTCCGCCTGCGTCCTCAACGGCGCGCCCTGCTGA
- a CDS encoding ROK family protein produces MSGYVLAVDVGGTKLAAALVDGAGRLTGYRRMATPSGPYVGADDLWRALTELLDEVAGRVVPVGVGVGCGGPMIWPDGDVSPLNIPSWRRFPLRARLAERYPGVPVRVHNDAVCVAVAEHWLGAGKGRRNVLGMVVSTGVGGGLILDDRLITGASGNAGHVGHIVVEPEGPPCACGGRGCLEAVARGPGLVAWAQAHGWRTGEEMSGVDLAADARRGVPSAVRALRRAGGALGVAIASATHLCDLDVVAIGGGLSQAGEPLFGPLAAALRAHARMPFAARVEVVPAALGQGAGLVGAAALVLAGDRYWPAP; encoded by the coding sequence GTGAGCGGCTATGTGCTGGCGGTGGACGTCGGGGGGACGAAGCTCGCCGCCGCGCTGGTGGACGGGGCGGGGCGGCTCACCGGGTACCGGCGGATGGCGACGCCGTCCGGGCCGTACGTCGGCGCGGACGACCTGTGGCGTGCGCTGACGGAGTTGCTGGACGAGGTGGCAGGGCGGGTCGTGCCGGTGGGCGTCGGGGTGGGCTGCGGCGGGCCGATGATCTGGCCGGACGGGGACGTGTCGCCGCTGAACATCCCGTCCTGGCGGCGGTTCCCGCTGCGCGCGCGGCTCGCCGAGCGGTATCCGGGCGTGCCGGTGCGCGTGCACAACGACGCGGTGTGCGTGGCGGTGGCCGAGCACTGGCTCGGCGCGGGGAAAGGCCGTCGCAACGTCCTCGGGATGGTCGTGTCGACGGGCGTCGGCGGCGGCCTGATCCTGGACGACCGGCTCATCACCGGCGCGAGCGGCAACGCCGGACATGTCGGGCACATCGTGGTGGAGCCGGAGGGGCCGCCGTGCGCGTGCGGCGGCCGGGGCTGCCTGGAGGCCGTCGCGCGCGGTCCGGGCCTGGTCGCGTGGGCGCAGGCGCACGGCTGGCGGACCGGCGAGGAGATGAGCGGCGTCGACCTCGCCGCCGACGCCCGGCGCGGCGTGCCGTCGGCCGTCCGCGCGCTGCGCCGGGCGGGCGGGGCGCTCGGCGTCGCGATCGCGTCCGCGACGCACCTGTGCGACCTGGACGTCGTCGCGATCGGCGGCGGCCTGTCACAGGCCGGCGAGCCGCTGTTCGGGCCGCTCGCCGCCGCGCTCCGCGCCCACGCCCGGATGCCGTTCGCGGCGCGGGTCGAAGTCGTCCCGGCCGCGCTGGGCCAGGGCGCGGGCCTGGTCGGCGCCGCCGCACTCGTGCTGGCGGGCGACCGGTACTGGCCCGCACCCTGA
- a CDS encoding MFS transporter yields MLETREKGLGGAAARSVTTAYFVCFAMVGALSAMLGPSLPVLSDASGLSASALSVLFTADSVGAICGALFAGRVFDRLDPHAQLALGLGGIAAAVAAIPLADSLLLLVLGWWALGASKIFVLVTANTLLMRQRGEDAGPYVNAAQFFAGLGSLLMPALIAQALGATGGLHLAYWAMTGLAVLLVARLRALPVPAPAVPEPEEPERRAQHRRIVATVAVLFFFYEGAEIGFSGWLPSFTLDQGITDSSGTAAYYTSVFWIAMTLGRLLCLPIARRTPAERILLTSLAACCTTLGALLLFGSTSLFVVFWTFAFGLSMASIFPAAFTMLNQRGAMNGRTNALCMFAASGGAMFFPLVIGQFVTLRR; encoded by the coding sequence GTGCTCGAAACCAGAGAGAAGGGGCTCGGCGGCGCGGCGGCGCGGTCGGTCACCACCGCCTACTTCGTGTGCTTTGCGATGGTCGGGGCGCTGTCGGCGATGCTCGGGCCGTCGCTGCCCGTGCTGTCGGACGCGTCCGGCCTGTCCGCCTCGGCCCTGTCGGTGCTGTTCACGGCGGATTCAGTCGGGGCCATCTGCGGCGCGCTGTTCGCGGGCCGCGTGTTCGACCGCCTCGACCCGCACGCCCAGCTCGCCCTCGGCCTCGGCGGCATCGCGGCGGCCGTGGCGGCGATCCCGCTGGCCGACTCCCTGCTCCTGCTCGTCCTCGGCTGGTGGGCGCTCGGCGCGTCCAAGATCTTCGTCCTCGTCACCGCCAACACGCTGCTCATGCGGCAGCGCGGCGAGGACGCGGGACCGTACGTCAACGCGGCGCAGTTCTTCGCCGGGCTCGGCTCGCTGCTGATGCCCGCCCTCATCGCGCAGGCCCTCGGCGCCACCGGCGGGCTGCACCTCGCCTACTGGGCGATGACCGGGCTGGCCGTGCTGCTGGTCGCCCGGCTGCGCGCCCTCCCCGTCCCGGCCCCCGCCGTGCCCGAACCCGAGGAACCCGAGCGCCGGGCGCAGCACCGGCGCATCGTCGCGACCGTCGCGGTCCTGTTCTTCTTCTACGAGGGCGCGGAGATCGGCTTCTCCGGCTGGCTGCCGTCCTTCACCCTCGACCAGGGCATCACCGACTCGTCCGGGACGGCCGCGTACTACACGTCGGTGTTCTGGATCGCGATGACGCTCGGTCGGCTGCTCTGCCTGCCCATCGCCCGCCGGACCCCGGCCGAGCGGATCCTCCTCACCAGCCTCGCGGCGTGCTGCACCACGCTCGGCGCGCTGCTGCTGTTCGGGTCGACGTCGCTGTTCGTCGTGTTCTGGACGTTCGCGTTCGGCCTGTCGATGGCGTCGATCTTCCCGGCGGCGTTCACGATGCTCAACCAGCGCGGCGCCATGAACGGACGGACCAACGCCCTCTGCATGTTCGCGGCCAGCGGCGGCGCGATGTTCTTCCCACTGGTCATCGGCCAGTTCGTCACGCTGCGGCGATGA
- a CDS encoding alcohol dehydrogenase catalytic domain-containing protein encodes MLAARAQADSTELHVAKIPVPEVGPQDVLIRVASAGLAPGMMLLLARGAFRHLPTTLGHEAAGTIVAVGDQVTGVAEGTRVRVHPNLACRSCEYCRTDREMMCAQQAMMGHAAFGDAPMPLYDAYHDGGLAEYVRVPYWLVDPLPDGVSFDVGAKVHDLANAVRALKLADLTPGATLIVTAATGTMGTATVKLAPHFGVGRLVLVGRSAERLADVARISPLPVETVACEDLPDGWEETGGLTRRLREIVPGGAHAVLDFAPAGRMMAQSTAAMRTGGTVVHMGANRDPLGLPAAVMMINCWKFVGTRACTRTDAREVLALLDSGALRVDDLITHRFPLADARAAVEAMQSRAEPIWMAVVNP; translated from the coding sequence ATGCTGGCCGCGCGGGCGCAGGCCGACTCCACCGAGCTGCACGTCGCGAAGATCCCGGTCCCCGAGGTCGGGCCGCAGGACGTCCTGATCCGCGTCGCGTCCGCCGGGCTCGCCCCCGGCATGATGCTGCTGCTCGCGCGCGGCGCGTTCCGGCACCTGCCGACGACGCTCGGCCATGAGGCGGCGGGCACGATCGTCGCGGTCGGCGACCAGGTGACCGGCGTCGCGGAGGGCACGCGGGTGCGCGTCCACCCGAACCTTGCGTGCCGGTCGTGCGAGTACTGCCGCACCGACCGCGAGATGATGTGCGCGCAGCAGGCGATGATGGGACACGCCGCGTTCGGTGACGCCCCGATGCCGCTCTACGACGCCTACCACGACGGCGGGCTCGCCGAGTACGTCCGCGTCCCGTACTGGCTGGTGGACCCGCTGCCCGACGGCGTGAGCTTCGACGTCGGCGCGAAGGTGCACGACCTGGCCAACGCCGTCCGCGCGCTGAAGCTGGCCGACCTGACGCCCGGTGCCACGCTGATCGTCACGGCCGCGACCGGCACGATGGGCACCGCGACGGTCAAGCTGGCGCCGCACTTCGGCGTCGGCCGGCTCGTCCTCGTCGGACGGTCGGCCGAGCGGCTGGCGGACGTGGCGCGGATCAGCCCGCTGCCCGTCGAGACCGTCGCGTGCGAGGACCTGCCGGACGGCTGGGAGGAGACCGGCGGGCTGACCCGGCGGCTGCGCGAGATCGTCCCGGGCGGCGCGCACGCGGTGCTCGACTTCGCCCCGGCGGGACGGATGATGGCGCAGTCCACGGCCGCGATGCGGACCGGCGGGACGGTCGTCCACATGGGCGCGAACCGGGACCCGCTCGGCCTGCCCGCCGCGGTCATGATGATCAACTGCTGGAAGTTCGTGGGCACCCGCGCCTGCACCCGCACCGACGCGCGCGAGGTCCTGGCGCTGCTGGACTCCGGCGCGCTGCGGGTGGACGACCTCATCACGCACCGCTTCCCGCTGGCCGACGCGCGGGCGGCCGTCGAGGCGATGCAGAGCCGGGCCGAGCCGATCTGGATGGCCGTCGTCAACCCGTGA
- a CDS encoding TAXI family TRAP transporter solute-binding subunit, with translation MAPQRSGAPEPKIERSLTLHLRGDWGGANLHRVCGWIAQELADRCGPYTRIATWNSRGFVDAVRAVGRGEVQVALATPAAFVTAALDGRSVYADEHYPDLRALGVLPQRDRLVVGVRRSLGVRTFAELRERKPALRLATSVNDGVNHVGVAAHALLDRSGVDVVGWGGEFLSDERPFESFAHVLEGRADAIVHEAVMLPAWQEFGKDMHFLEVEPDVLEALEAEHGWPAADVAEGFFPDAPAFRTLDFSDFLVLARADLPDDVAYAIAWVLGETREVLERQYRHIPPDRSPVTYPLDPVAIGRTPVPLHPGAAAYYEQLEG, from the coding sequence GTGGCACCCCAACGCAGCGGAGCCCCGGAACCGAAGATCGAGCGATCGCTCACCCTGCACCTGCGGGGCGACTGGGGCGGAGCGAACCTGCACCGCGTCTGCGGCTGGATCGCCCAGGAACTGGCCGACCGGTGCGGCCCGTACACGCGGATCGCGACGTGGAACAGCCGGGGCTTCGTGGACGCCGTCCGGGCCGTCGGACGCGGCGAGGTCCAGGTCGCGCTGGCCACGCCCGCCGCGTTCGTCACGGCCGCGCTCGACGGCCGGAGCGTGTACGCCGACGAGCACTACCCCGACCTGCGCGCACTCGGCGTCCTGCCGCAGCGCGACCGGCTCGTCGTCGGCGTGCGGCGCTCGCTCGGCGTCCGGACGTTCGCCGAACTGCGCGAGCGCAAGCCGGCGCTGCGCCTCGCGACGTCGGTGAACGACGGCGTGAACCACGTCGGAGTGGCCGCCCACGCCCTGCTGGACCGTTCCGGCGTGGACGTCGTCGGCTGGGGCGGCGAGTTCCTGTCCGACGAGCGCCCGTTCGAGTCCTTCGCGCACGTGCTGGAGGGACGCGCGGACGCGATCGTCCACGAGGCCGTCATGCTCCCCGCCTGGCAGGAGTTCGGGAAGGACATGCACTTCCTGGAGGTCGAGCCGGACGTCCTGGAAGCGCTGGAGGCCGAGCACGGCTGGCCCGCCGCCGACGTCGCCGAGGGCTTCTTCCCCGACGCGCCCGCGTTCCGCACCCTCGACTTCTCCGACTTCCTCGTGCTGGCCCGCGCCGACCTGCCCGACGACGTCGCCTACGCCATCGCCTGGGTGCTCGGCGAGACCCGCGAGGTCCTGGAACGCCAGTACCGGCACATTCCGCCCGACCGCAGCCCCGTCACGTACCCGCTGGACCCGGTCGCGATCGGACGCACCCCCGTCCCGCTGCATCCGGGCGCCGCCGCCTACTACGAGCAGCTCGAAGGCTGA
- a CDS encoding sigma 54-interacting transcriptional regulator, translating into MRPSTPPETTLGDLRAGGHVQRTVKAEIRHNLLARLRSGEPRFPGIVGFDDTVLPHLERALLAGHDLVLLGERGQGKTRLIRTLGGLLDEWTPVVAGCEINDHPYEPVCVRCVRLAAEQGDDLPVAWRHRDDRFGEKLATPDTAVGDLIGDVDPIKVAEGRTLGDPETVHYGLVPRTNRGIFAINELPDLAERIQVALLNVLEERDVQIRGYALRLPLDVLLVASANPEDYTNRGRIITPLKDRFGAEIRTHYPLALDTELDLIRQEAEFADLGGVPAEVPEHLVEVVGRFTRLVRESSAVDARSGVSARFALAGAETVAAGAVRRAALAGEERAVARVCDLPAIVPSLLGKVEFEVSEEGREQEVLEHLLRRAVAETFRRTLGAADLDGLRARFESGASVESGELVGAGELLRRVGPVPGLARMMERLGLSGDSPGQAAAALEFALEGMFLTRQLSKDVGEGSDGTATYRT; encoded by the coding sequence GTGCGCCCATCCACACCTCCTGAGACCACGCTCGGCGACCTCCGCGCCGGCGGCCACGTCCAGCGGACGGTGAAGGCGGAGATCCGCCACAACCTCCTCGCCCGGCTGCGGTCGGGCGAGCCGCGCTTCCCCGGCATCGTCGGCTTCGACGACACCGTGCTCCCCCATCTGGAACGCGCCCTGCTCGCCGGGCACGACCTGGTGCTGCTCGGCGAGCGCGGGCAGGGCAAGACGCGGCTGATCCGCACGCTCGGCGGGCTGCTGGACGAGTGGACGCCCGTCGTCGCCGGCTGCGAGATCAACGACCACCCCTACGAACCCGTCTGCGTGCGCTGCGTGCGGCTCGCGGCCGAGCAGGGCGACGACCTGCCCGTCGCGTGGCGGCACCGCGACGATCGGTTCGGCGAGAAGCTCGCCACGCCCGACACGGCCGTCGGCGACCTCATCGGCGACGTCGACCCGATCAAGGTGGCCGAGGGCCGGACGCTGGGCGATCCCGAGACCGTCCACTACGGGCTCGTCCCGCGCACCAACCGGGGCATCTTCGCGATCAACGAGCTGCCCGACCTCGCCGAGCGCATCCAGGTCGCGCTGCTGAACGTGCTGGAGGAGCGGGACGTCCAGATCCGCGGCTACGCGCTGCGGCTCCCGCTGGACGTGCTGCTCGTCGCGAGCGCCAACCCCGAGGACTACACCAACCGGGGCCGGATCATCACGCCGCTGAAGGACCGCTTCGGCGCCGAGATCCGCACGCACTACCCGCTCGCGCTGGACACCGAGCTGGACCTGATCCGCCAGGAGGCCGAGTTCGCCGACCTCGGCGGCGTGCCCGCCGAGGTGCCCGAGCACCTGGTCGAGGTGGTGGGACGGTTCACGCGGCTCGTCCGGGAGTCGTCCGCCGTGGACGCGCGGTCCGGCGTGTCGGCGCGGTTCGCGCTCGCCGGGGCCGAGACCGTCGCGGCCGGGGCGGTGCGCCGCGCCGCGCTCGCCGGGGAGGAGCGCGCGGTCGCCCGCGTCTGCGACCTGCCCGCGATCGTCCCGTCGCTGCTCGGCAAGGTGGAGTTCGAGGTCAGCGAGGAGGGCCGCGAGCAGGAGGTGCTGGAGCACCTGCTGCGCCGCGCGGTCGCCGAGACGTTCCGCCGGACGCTCGGCGCCGCCGACCTGGACGGGCTGCGCGCCCGGTTCGAGAGCGGCGCGAGCGTCGAGTCCGGCGAGCTGGTCGGGGCGGGCGAGCTGCTGCGCCGCGTCGGGCCGGTGCCGGGGCTGGCCCGGATGATGGAGCGCCTCGGCCTCAGCGGGGACTCGCCCGGCCAGGCCGCCGCCGCCCTGGAGTTCGCGCTGGAGGGGATGTTCCTGACCCGCCAGCTCTCCAAGGACGTCGGCGAGGGCTCGGACGGAACGGCCACCTACCGGACGTGA